In Flammeovirga kamogawensis, the sequence CTTGTATGAGGGTATAAACCAGATTGAAATACACCTCTTGAAGGAGAACAGTTTGGAGATTGTACATAAGCATGCTGAAACCTAATACCTCCTTCAGCTAGTCCATCTATGTTTGGACTAATACTTTTGATTTTGTTGCCATATATACCCGGGGAGTCCCAGTTCATATCATCTACAGTAATAAATAATATGTTCAGCTTTTCTGATGGTTTTTTATCTGCAAAGGTATTTATTGAAGCAGTTAAAAACACAAATAGGAGTAGAGAGTTATAAATACTTTTCATATTCATTTCGTTTATTAAATAAGTCACAATCTTATAGAGCAAATATAATTATAAGAGTAGTATAGTAAGTTGATAAATTGGTCATTCATGATGATATTTTGAGATTAGAAGCCAAAATACTCATTTGTAAATAAATAATAGTCTGTCTATTGATTATATATAAGCAGTAGGAAAATAATAAATTAATTCTTTAAGAAGTAAAGTGTTTTAAAATAAAGAGTCTTAAGATCTTTAGAAGAAGTGGATTACAAATGATTTGTTAGATAGGTTTAAAATAGTGGCAGAATGTATTAATAATAGTGCTAAACAGTTTAAAAACAAGTAAATAAGCTTGAACAGGAGGTAGTCAAAATTTTATTGATATACATTTACATTACAATCAGTTGCAAAACTTTATTAATTTTAAATACTTACTGAAATGAAATGTTCTTTATTCCTATCAATATTTATGTATATAACTTTAGTTTCTGTTAGTGCTCAAAAGATAGACCAACAGAAAGAGCAAGATATAAGATCTTGGGTAGAGAGTTATGATGAATTTATAACTATAAATCAAACTCAAAAAGACAAGATAATTGAATTATATAAAGAAAGGTATCTTGAGAAAATCAAAGTGAGTTATGATACTACTTTAGATGACTTTACTAAACCAATGCATAAAAAGAAAATAGATAAGAAATATTATATATATCTAAGTAATATTATTTCGCCATTTCAAGCTAAAAAAATTCAGAGGTATCATTCTTCAAAAGATAGAATTGGACAGATAAAGTTTATGGTAGAATTAACACCAAAACAAAAAGAAGAATTACATGATGCCATCTTTACGTTGAAGCTAAAAAACTTAGAGATAGAACAGAAGTATGGTAATCAAACTAGTCCGGAGATTGCAGAAGAAAAGAAAAATGCACGTATGGAATGCTCAAATAGAGAAAAAGAAATACTTACAAAACAACAGTACGACATCTTGAAGAATGTAAAATTAGTTACTGTTGTTAATTGGGGAGAAAATGAAAATACGGATCTTTTAAATACGGATAATTATAATGTATTAGATCCATTAGAATACAATTAGTTGTTGTGTGATTATTAACTATCGGACTACTTATATAATAAACTGTGTTGTGTGACTATCTATTAATTAGATTACTTGAATAAGAAAGTAGTCTAAAAAAATTAAGGGAGGATACCTATTCCTCCCTTTTTTAACATCAAAAACGATAAGATTAATTATATACTTATAGAAAAATGAAAAAAAATAATTTTTTAGTATTACTTACTATACTCACAAGCATTTTGGGTTGTACAAAAGTTACATCGTCTAGTCAGGATGTAAAGCAACCTAATATTATCTTTATAATGAGTGATGATCATGCCACTCAAGCAATTAGTGCCTATGGAGGTGAATTATCTAAACAATTTCCTGAATTAACACCAAATATAGACCGTCTTGCATCTGAAGGAATGATTATGAATAATACATTCTGTACAAATGCAATTTGTGGTCCATCTAGAGCCGCAATTTTAACAGGTAAATATAGCCATGTTAATGGATTTTTTAAAAATGAAAAAGGAGGGGATTTTGATGGTAGTCAGCAAACATTTCCAAAATTATTACAAAAGGCAGGTTACGAAACTGCAGTTGTTGGAAAATGGCATTTAGGGTCTACTCCCACTGGTTTTAATTATTCTAAAGTAATGATTAACAGAGGTGGACAAGGAAAATATTTTAATCCTATTTTTTTAGAGAATGGTGTTGATACCATTAAAGAAACTCGTAATCATTCAACAAAACAAATTTGGGAAGATGCTCATAATTGGTTAGAAAGTAGAAAAGGATCTGACAAACCTTTTATGTTGATGTATCAATTTAAAGCACCTCATCGTCCTTGGTCTCCTGATCCAAAATTTGCTCATGAATTTGAAGATATTGAGATTAAAGAACCAGCAACATTTAATGATACTTATGCAGGAAGAGCAGCTGCTGAAGATGCATGGATGTCAATTGAAAGAAACTTGAATAGAGAAGACCTAAAGGTTGACCCAACTGAAGAACTATCAGCAAGTGCAAAAAGAAAATGGTATAACGAAGGAAACAACAATAAAACAATATGGTCTCCTGATCCTAGCTTAGAAGGTCAAGCATTAAAAAAATGGAAGTACCAAAAATACATTAAAGATTACTTAAGATGTGTAAAAGGAGTTGATTACTATATTGGTGAAATGCTTAATTATTTAGAAATGAATGGTTTAGCTGAGAATACAATTGTAGTTTATACTTCAGATCAAGGTTTCTATTTAGGGGAGCACGGTTGGTTTGATAAGAGATTTATGTATGAAGAATCTTTAAGAATGCCTTTTATTATTCGCTATCCTAATCATATTGAGCCAAATCAAAAATCTGATAAAATTGCAATGAATATTGATTTTGCACCTACATTATTAGATTTTGCAGGTGTAGAGATTCCATCTGATATCCAAGGAAAAAGTATTAAAGATATTGTGGAAGGAGAAGATGTAAAAGATTGGAGAGATGCCATGTATTATCATTATTATGAATACCCTTGGTGGCATCATGTTCAACCGCATTATGGTGTAAGAACAGAAAGGTATAAACTGATTCATTTTTACTACAATCCGGAAAAACAAAAAGGTAAAATTCAAGACGTTTGGGAATTGTATGATTTAAAAGAAGACCCAAATGAGGTAAATAATATTTACGGTAAAAAGGGTACTGAAGAAGTGACCGCAAGACTTAAAACAAAAATAGAAGCGCTACAAAAAGAATATAAAGAAGATGATTATAAAGAAATGATGTTTAAGACTGATACTAAAATAAAAAGGGTTTACGAACCAGGTTTTTAAATTTAAGTCTATAATTTCTTGGAGTGATAATGGTTTCTTTTATCACTCCTTTTTTACCTATTTTAGAAATGAATTACTAAATATAAACGACGCTTTCAGAATTGTAAAATATCGTCATAATATCATTTATATCATATTTTTTAAATGAATGTGAATATTTTTACTAGGTAAATATTATCATTTTGGTAATTTTTAAATATATTTGAATGATAGATTTTACCACTATTTGCGTCAACCACGCCTATGAAATTTTTTTACTTAAATTTAGTTACTTTACTCCTTTTACTAAACATTTTTACTTCAAATTCATATTGTTATGAGGTAGAACAATTATTATCAGAAAAAGGAACATTAAATAAATATGTTACATCAATAAAGCCCGATAAAAATGGTTATTATTGGTTAGGAACAGGTTCTGGCTTATTACGGTATTCAGGATTCGAATTGAAATCTTACGATTTATCCAATCATATTCATATTAAGAACAAAAGCATTAACGAAATACTTAATTTTGGAGATTCAACTTATATCATTGGGAAAAAAGGCTTTATATTAAAATATAATTATGCCACCGATGACTTTGAAAAGTTGTATAGTGATTATACTAAATTTATTATTTCTGCTCAAAAATTAGATGATAGTAAAATTATTCTAGGTACACGTAAATTTGTACTGATTTTTGATATCAACACAAAAGAACTTAAACAATTTAAGTTTGATAAATTCAATTATATAAAATCAATTATAGTCCATAATTCTAAAGTATATCTAGGGACTGCAAATGGGTTAGGCGTTTTTACCTATTCCAAAAAGAAAAACGAGTTAACCTTTGACAAATGTTATTTACAAAAGTCTGATATTCTATGTCTTAATAAAGATAAGGCTGGAAGAATTTTGTTTGGAACAGAGTTCTTAGGCTTATTTATTCTAGATAACGATAAGTTAGTAAATAAAACACCCTTTGATTTATCAGAGAAAAGATATGCTGTAAGAGTTATCGCTTTTGATAATAATGGTGTGCCTTTGGTAAGTGTTGATAGGTTAGGTGTATATGTATTAGATGAAAAGTTTAATGTTAAAGACTTAATTGCAAACGATATTGATAAAGAATCATCTATTAGACAAAATAATGTTCATAACATTTATGTAGATTCATTAAATACCTATTGGTTTTCAGTTGGTGCTATTGGAGTTGATTTTGTAAAAACACAAAAAGGACCATTTAAGAATATAAAACATATTCGAAATGAAAAAAATAGTATTGGTAATAACATTGTAAGAAGCTTCTTTTTAGATAAAGATGGCACTACATGGTACGGTACGG encodes:
- a CDS encoding sulfatase family protein, which gives rise to MKKNNFLVLLTILTSILGCTKVTSSSQDVKQPNIIFIMSDDHATQAISAYGGELSKQFPELTPNIDRLASEGMIMNNTFCTNAICGPSRAAILTGKYSHVNGFFKNEKGGDFDGSQQTFPKLLQKAGYETAVVGKWHLGSTPTGFNYSKVMINRGGQGKYFNPIFLENGVDTIKETRNHSTKQIWEDAHNWLESRKGSDKPFMLMYQFKAPHRPWSPDPKFAHEFEDIEIKEPATFNDTYAGRAAAEDAWMSIERNLNREDLKVDPTEELSASAKRKWYNEGNNNKTIWSPDPSLEGQALKKWKYQKYIKDYLRCVKGVDYYIGEMLNYLEMNGLAENTIVVYTSDQGFYLGEHGWFDKRFMYEESLRMPFIIRYPNHIEPNQKSDKIAMNIDFAPTLLDFAGVEIPSDIQGKSIKDIVEGEDVKDWRDAMYYHYYEYPWWHHVQPHYGVRTERYKLIHFYYNPEKQKGKIQDVWELYDLKEDPNEVNNIYGKKGTEEVTARLKTKIEALQKEYKEDDYKEMMFKTDTKIKRVYEPGF